A part of Octopus sinensis linkage group LG7, ASM634580v1, whole genome shotgun sequence genomic DNA contains:
- the LOC115214184 gene encoding apelin receptor isoform X3 — protein sequence MNNSSADYSSSETASKVMWGFFSPILLFVGVTGNCLVITILVFKRKEGVNSSIIFRSVLAVTDMVILCTVLPKYWTEYVVNVNMRSFSSFGCQFNLFITYVSMQYSAWIIVIMTIQRCLLIHRPFTFKRLWTTKVSITVLVCVFIFLALVDCHYFFTNEVQNNDCVSKNADIEHFEDFVFVFIDLAFLCLIPFTIMLVGNIYFMLVMKKQSNFRRSLTEGQRNANSYITQRAARMTRLVMKLTWLFLATTLPICIEMIVDSVYKTDDTALAGLDLAKTICYLIQLTGISLNVCIYINCDTNFRQQLGIMFNCYRRNECCVKFLALFEICIDQTSVDPLKT from the coding sequence ATGAATAATAGTTCAGCAGATTACAGTTCATCAGAAACTGCGTCCAAAGTCATGTGGGGATTTTTCTCTCCGATCCTGTTATTTGTTGGAGTTACAGGAAACTGTcttgttattactattttagtGTTCAAACGCAAAGAGGGGGTAAATTCTTCAATAATTTTCAGAAGTGTATTGGCAGTAACTGACATGGTTATACTGTGTACTGTTCTTCCTAAATACTGGACTGAATACGTAGTAAATGTTAATATGCGTAGCTTTTCTAGTTTCGGATGCCAGttcaatttatttattacttaCGTTAGTATGCAATATTCAGCTTGGATTATTGTCATTATGACTATTCAACGTTGTCTTCTTATTCACAGACCTTTCACTTTTAAACGACTATGGACTACGAAAGTATCAATTACAGTACTAGTCTGTGTCTTCATTTTCCTAGCTTTGGTAGATTGTCATTACTTCTTCACAAATGAAGTACAGAACAATGATTGTGTTTCCAAAAATGCGGATATAGAACACTTCgaagattttgtttttgtattcattGATTTGGCATTTTTGTGCCTGATTCCCTTCACCATCATGCTTGTAGGTAACATATATTTCATGTTAGTTATGAAAAAGCAAAGTAATTTTCGTAGATCACTCACCGAGGGCCAAAGAAATGCCAATTCATACATCACTCAACGAGCTGCCCGAATGACACGCCTTGTCATGAAACTCACTTGGTTGTTCCTAGCAACAACCTTACCAATCTGTATTGAAATGATTGTCGATTCTGTTTACAAAACAGATGACACTGCCTTGGCTGGTTTAGACCTTGCAAAAACCATCTGCTATTTGATCCAACTGACTGGAATTTCACTTAATGTTTGCATTTACATCAACTGTGATACTAACTTTCGGCAACAGTTAGGAATCATGTTCAACTGCTACAGAAGAAATGA